The stretch of DNA GCACTTGCGCGGCACGTCGTCGCGACGCGCTACGACGCCATCCCGCGCGCCGCCCGGTTCGCCCAGCCGATCTCCACTGCCTCCCGGCCCGATATGATCGTCCCGGTGCGATAGCATAGCTCGGCAGCCTTTTTCGGCCCGACACGCCACGCCCACGCCGCTTCCGTTAGCGGTTTATCCGCGAGCGGCCCTCCGGGCTATTTTCTCGTATCCTCGAACGCCTTCCAGAGCTGGTCCTTCTTATGGAAGGCGTCTCGGGCGCCCGTCTCGCGCCGGGACTTGAAGTAGTTCCACTCGCCCTCTTCGAAACGGAGGTTTGTGAACATGGTGTGCATGATGTACCCCTGGGACAGTCCGCTGGTCACGCCCAGGCTGTCATAGATCATATGGAGATGCGCTTTGCCGATGGCGATGCCGTCTTTGGGCAGTGTGCAGAGGGCGTTTACAACGGTGTCCACACGCTCCTGCAGCTTGTCTCGCTTGACGACCTCCTGCACCAGGCCCATCTGCAGTGCCTCGTCGGCGCCGAAACGGTAGCCCGTCAGCATCATGTAGCGCATGCGCTTCAACCCTATCGTGAGCGCCAGGAATTGTATGTCCGGCTCGCCGCTGCCCGCGAAGCCGAGCCGCTGGCCCGGAAAACCGAAGATGGAATCATCCGCCGCGATAGTGACGTCGCAGAACATGGCGAGGAC from Dehalococcoidia bacterium encodes:
- a CDS encoding enoyl-CoA hydratase/isomerase family protein — translated: MGKYKYVIYEKEGNVATITLNRPEKLNAIVMLGYGEDYQDLMRALDEAAEDDDVKVVVLKGAGRAFCSGQDLSQVGFVYGFGTGKAGERRPSQRARLRLDRKGFEGLFRILLHPKLTVAQVHGYCLEAGLVLAMFCDVTIAADDSIFGFPGQRLGFAGSGEPDIQFLALTIGLKRMRYMMLTGYRFGADEALQMGLVQEVVKRDKLQERVDTVVNALCTLPKDGIAIGKAHLHMIYDSLGVTSGLSQGYIMHTMFTNLRFEEGEWNYFKSRRETGARDAFHKKDQLWKAFEDTRK